In Elusimicrobiaceae bacterium, one DNA window encodes the following:
- a CDS encoding alpha/beta fold hydrolase → MTKTFSYMFLTAWLACVPACAQQNPAAAQDYASRPVTFKTADGWTLSAVYRPPQPDRQVLLFLHSHKEDNSIWRPLALKTEAMGFGTLLLDFRGHGGSTLGPGGETVNYPSFDRDVSGPENEYNKMTEDVNAALKFLRDEGFGPDRVILVGAGLGANIAIKSAAEHSDIAMTALFTPTLNANRGVLAVNPLRSYGARPVFVAASVENSRLYQEVSVLRAILYHSAGGRNVTFVTARKGSSAELITPDVINSFLLWLRQPCMPEPVQYRPPGYDDDQPSIDSGEDEPVPDDSAGTDQNGVPVDDDGLGDEVTSTPE, encoded by the coding sequence ATGACCAAAACGTTTTCGTACATGTTTTTGACCGCCTGGCTGGCGTGCGTTCCGGCGTGCGCGCAGCAGAATCCGGCGGCCGCGCAGGACTATGCTTCCCGTCCGGTCACTTTTAAAACCGCGGACGGGTGGACTCTGTCCGCCGTCTACCGGCCGCCCCAACCGGACAGGCAGGTGCTGCTTTTCCTGCATTCGCACAAGGAAGATAATTCCATCTGGCGTCCGCTTGCGCTCAAAACGGAAGCTATGGGCTTTGGCACACTGCTGCTTGATTTCCGCGGTCACGGCGGCAGCACGCTCGGCCCCGGCGGCGAAACTGTAAATTATCCTTCGTTTGACCGGGATGTGTCCGGTCCCGAGAATGAATACAACAAAATGACGGAGGACGTTAACGCCGCCCTGAAATTCCTGCGGGATGAGGGGTTCGGCCCCGATCGGGTGATTCTGGTGGGCGCGGGACTTGGCGCGAATATCGCCATCAAATCCGCGGCTGAACACAGCGATATCGCCATGACCGCGCTTTTCACTCCGACGCTCAACGCCAACAGGGGCGTGCTTGCGGTGAATCCGCTGCGCAGTTACGGGGCGCGGCCGGTTTTTGTGGCGGCTTCCGTGGAAAATTCCAGGCTGTATCAGGAAGTGTCTGTGCTGCGCGCCATCCTGTACCACAGCGCGGGCGGCCGCAATGTCACGTTCGTTACGGCAAGGAAAGGCTCCAGCGCCGAACTGATTACGCCTGACGTGATAAATTCATTTCTGCTTTGGCTCAGACAGCCATGCATGCCGGAACCGGTGCAATACAGGCCGCCCGGCTACGATGATGATCAGCCTTCGATAGATTCCGGCGAAGACGAGCCCGTGCCGGACGATTCCGCCGGGACGGATCAGAACGGCGTGCCTGTTGACGACGACGGGCTCGGCGACGAGGTTACCTCCACGCCGGAATAG
- the lysS gene encoding lysine--tRNA ligase encodes METNTLTEIITRRYEEIRELRAEGTDPFPPRFEVTHTAAEALETAEESGVICAGRLVQLRVMGKAAFAHVQDMSGRVQLYIARDILGEAPYGFFKKHIHVGDFIGVAGSVFKTKTGEKTIKAEKLTLLSKAVRPMPEKWHGLQDTEIRFRSRHLDLIANDDVRRIFEARSKIVRAVRNTLDNEGFLEVETPILCHSAGGAAATPFETFHNALSMPLFMRIATELYLKRLIIGGMERVYEIGKIFRNEGIDTTHNPEFTMLEAYQAYTDYNGMARLFEAIIEACTKSLGITEVEYKGRQIRLVPPFRRVFLPQLWKQHCGEDIHDILDGKRFNRPRLLALAKKLGVGDADTLASAKAFERIFDEKILSTFTEPCFVMDHPTAITPLAKNKPGDETLVERFEFYAGGAELANAYTELNDPDDQLARLQEQARQRQDEKNAEVDTIDKDFVEAMESGMPPTGGIGIGIDRLTMLLTGKAAIREVVLFPTLKADMK; translated from the coding sequence ATGGAAACCAACACGCTGACCGAGATCATCACCCGCAGATACGAGGAAATCCGGGAACTGCGCGCGGAAGGGACGGATCCTTTTCCTCCGCGTTTCGAAGTTACCCATACCGCCGCGGAAGCGCTGGAAACGGCAGAAGAAAGCGGCGTCATCTGCGCGGGCCGGCTGGTGCAGCTGCGGGTCATGGGCAAGGCGGCGTTCGCGCATGTGCAGGACATGAGCGGCAGAGTCCAGCTTTACATCGCGCGGGACATTCTGGGCGAAGCGCCGTACGGTTTTTTCAAAAAACATATCCATGTGGGCGATTTCATCGGAGTGGCCGGCAGCGTATTCAAAACCAAAACCGGCGAAAAAACGATAAAAGCCGAAAAACTCACGCTGCTTTCAAAAGCGGTGCGCCCGATGCCGGAGAAATGGCACGGCCTGCAGGACACGGAAATCCGGTTCCGGTCCCGCCATCTGGATCTGATCGCCAACGACGACGTACGCAGGATTTTCGAAGCCCGCTCCAAAATAGTGCGGGCCGTGCGCAACACACTCGACAACGAAGGCTTCCTGGAAGTGGAAACGCCCATCCTGTGCCACAGCGCGGGCGGCGCGGCGGCCACGCCGTTCGAAACTTTCCATAACGCGCTGAGCATGCCGCTTTTCATGCGAATCGCCACCGAGCTGTATCTCAAACGCCTGATCATCGGCGGGATGGAGCGGGTTTACGAGATCGGGAAAATTTTCCGCAACGAGGGGATTGACACGACCCACAACCCCGAGTTCACCATGCTGGAAGCCTATCAGGCTTACACCGATTACAACGGCATGGCGCGGCTGTTCGAGGCGATCATAGAAGCCTGCACCAAAAGCCTTGGCATAACGGAAGTGGAATACAAAGGCCGGCAGATCCGGCTGGTGCCGCCCTTCAGGCGGGTGTTTCTGCCGCAGTTGTGGAAACAGCATTGCGGCGAGGATATTCATGACATACTGGACGGCAAGCGGTTCAACCGGCCCCGGCTGCTCGCGCTGGCGAAAAAACTTGGCGTGGGCGACGCGGACACGCTGGCTTCGGCCAAAGCGTTCGAGCGGATCTTTGACGAGAAAATTCTTTCCACCTTTACCGAACCCTGTTTCGTGATGGACCATCCCACCGCAATCACTCCGCTCGCCAAAAACAAGCCCGGCGACGAAACGCTTGTCGAACGGTTCGAGTTCTACGCCGGCGGCGCGGAACTGGCCAACGCTTACACCGAGCTTAACGACCCTGACGACCAGCTAGCCCGGCTTCAGGAACAGGCCCGCCAGCGCCAGGACGAGAAAAACGCCGAAGTGGACACCATAGACAAAGACTTTGTAGAGGCTATGGAGTCGGGCATGCCGCCAACCGGCGGGATCGGGATCGGGATTGACCGGCTGACCATGCTGCTCACCGGAAAAGCCGCGATCCGCGAAGTTGTATTGTTTCCCACGCTTAAGGCGGATATGAAATAA
- a CDS encoding ABC transporter ATP-binding protein, which yields MADPILKVTDLYKSYPQAHGGAVHVLENISLELAAGQFAVLLGPSGSGKSTLLNIIGLLDTPDSGSVEIAGEPVLNFTEAEKSRFRSGKTGFVFQFDSLLQEFTMLENVDMPALIAGRPDHAKTLALLARFGLEQLADKFPAQLSGGERQRAAVARSLRNSPVLVLADEPTGNLDYENASVVYNDFRKLADQGVAVLMVTHNPEAASYADRVFRLARTRLQEDPRRTPQ from the coding sequence ATGGCTGATCCGATCCTGAAAGTGACCGACCTGTACAAATCCTACCCGCAGGCGCACGGCGGCGCGGTACATGTGCTGGAAAACATCAGTCTGGAACTGGCTGCGGGGCAATTCGCGGTGCTGCTGGGCCCGAGCGGGTCGGGCAAATCAACTCTCCTTAACATCATAGGCCTGCTCGACACGCCGGATTCCGGCTCGGTTGAAATAGCGGGCGAGCCGGTTCTGAATTTCACGGAAGCGGAAAAATCGCGGTTCCGGTCCGGGAAAACGGGTTTTGTGTTCCAGTTCGACTCCCTGCTGCAGGAATTCACGATGCTGGAAAACGTGGATATGCCGGCCCTCATCGCGGGCCGGCCCGACCACGCAAAAACGCTCGCGCTGCTGGCCCGGTTCGGGCTGGAGCAGCTGGCGGATAAATTTCCGGCCCAGCTGTCCGGCGGCGAACGGCAGCGCGCGGCGGTCGCCAGATCGCTGCGCAACAGCCCCGTGCTGGTGCTGGCCGACGAACCGACCGGCAACCTCGATTATGAAAACGCCAGCGTAGTTTATAACGATTTCCGCAAGCTGGCCGATCAGGGCGTGGCCGTGCTGATGGTGACCCATAACCCCGAAGCGGCCAGTTACGCCGACCGCGTGTTCCGGCTCGCCCGCACCAGACTGCAAGAGGACCCGCGCCGGACACCGCAATGA
- a CDS encoding ABC transporter permease: MSFELFIAERYLKAKRKGLFAVITTLIAVAGVAVGVAAMITTLSVMNGFQQDIQSKIIGAQAHIVIFGEMDAAARTAITSRLLHDREVRGVSPMVLGQAILSFNRRSSGIVLRGLDPDQEINVSNLMASITGGGWEPRRRLNEKDVPPAIILGEELARNMAVWIGDDVVLISPQSMDTGFGILPKMKKFRISGVLKTGYYEFDNTMAYARVTEAADFLGMGDKITGLEVKLDDVDRAGEVARRIKRGVGFPYMVKTFSDMNSTLYAALKLEKFVMFLILGLIVLVAALNISSNLILLGTEKMRDIGILRAIGATPRKIQNVFWWEGFLIGTTGIALGLALGLTLCWIISTFNIVELPSDVYYITRVPVSIRPADVLLVVLGSYLLCFVAILYPAIRTSRVNPVDAIRYG, encoded by the coding sequence ATGTCATTTGAGCTGTTCATAGCCGAGAGATATCTCAAGGCCAAACGCAAGGGACTGTTCGCCGTGATCACCACGCTGATCGCGGTGGCGGGCGTGGCGGTGGGCGTGGCGGCAATGATCACCACCTTGTCGGTAATGAACGGGTTCCAGCAGGACATCCAGAGCAAAATTATCGGCGCGCAGGCGCACATAGTGATTTTCGGCGAGATGGACGCCGCCGCGCGAACCGCCATCACCAGCCGCCTGCTGCACGACAGGGAAGTGCGGGGCGTTTCGCCGATGGTGCTGGGCCAGGCGATATTAAGTTTCAACCGCCGTTCAAGCGGAATCGTGCTGCGCGGGCTGGACCCGGACCAGGAGATAAATGTAAGCAATCTGATGGCTTCCATTACCGGCGGCGGCTGGGAACCGCGCCGGCGGCTCAATGAAAAAGATGTCCCTCCGGCGATAATACTGGGCGAGGAGCTGGCCAGGAACATGGCTGTGTGGATCGGGGACGATGTGGTGCTCATCTCGCCCCAGTCAATGGACACGGGATTCGGAATCCTTCCCAAAATGAAAAAGTTCCGGATTTCAGGCGTCCTGAAAACCGGGTATTACGAATTTGACAACACCATGGCCTACGCCAGAGTGACTGAAGCCGCCGATTTTCTCGGCATGGGCGACAAGATCACCGGGCTGGAAGTCAAACTCGACGACGTGGACCGCGCGGGCGAGGTGGCCCGGCGCATAAAACGCGGCGTCGGGTTTCCCTACATGGTAAAAACCTTCTCCGACATGAACAGCACTCTTTACGCCGCGCTCAAGCTGGAGAAATTCGTGATGTTTCTGATACTGGGGCTGATCGTGCTGGTGGCGGCGCTCAACATTTCATCGAACCTGATCCTGCTGGGCACGGAAAAAATGCGCGACATAGGCATCCTGCGCGCGATCGGAGCGACGCCGCGGAAAATCCAGAACGTGTTCTGGTGGGAAGGTTTTTTAATAGGCACCACCGGCATCGCGCTGGGGCTGGCGCTGGGCCTGACGCTGTGCTGGATCATTTCCACATTCAACATCGTGGAGCTGCCGAGCGACGTGTATTACATAACGCGGGTGCCGGTGTCCATCCGCCCGGCTGATGTGCTTCTTGTGGTGCTGGGCAGTTACCTGCTGTGTTTCGTGGCAATTTTATATCCGGCGATACGCACCTCGCGCGTCAACCCGGTGGATGCTATCCGCTATGGCTGA
- a CDS encoding response regulator, whose protein sequence is MTKIVLLVDDETDLVTLLKFILGKYGMEVITASNGREALTYLNGEIGKAVPRIPDIIVTDVMMPEMDGYTMVTRIREEDEFRAIPIIVMTAKGQTRDLFMSVSNVPAFIEKPFEPRTLKAKIDEVLKITGTN, encoded by the coding sequence ATGACGAAGATAGTTCTGCTGGTTGACGATGAAACGGATCTAGTGACATTATTGAAGTTCATATTGGGCAAATACGGCATGGAGGTTATAACCGCATCGAACGGCAGGGAAGCGCTGACTTACCTGAACGGCGAAATCGGCAAGGCGGTGCCGCGCATCCCCGATATTATCGTTACCGACGTGATGATGCCGGAAATGGACGGATATACCATGGTCACCCGCATCCGCGAGGAAGACGAATTCCGCGCCATCCCGATCATCGTGATGACAGCCAAAGGCCAGACCCGCGACCTTTTCATGTCGGTTTCGAACGTGCCTGCATTCATCGAAAAGCCGTTCGAACCGCGCACGCTTAAAGCCAAAATAGACGAAGTGCTTAAAATAACCGGGACAAACTGA
- a CDS encoding nucleoside-diphosphate kinase: MSVERTLVLIKPDAIEKHMAGIALDRLERLDLELIAARMVKVTPELAAEHYRHLKTKPFFPALVDFMTGKLNPGSRGRLLALVFEGENALHLVRELAGATDPVKAGPHTIRGSMGRNINGTMENVVHASETEADAQREIALWLRPGDIAE; encoded by the coding sequence ATGAGCGTAGAAAGGACATTGGTGCTTATAAAACCGGACGCCATAGAAAAACACATGGCGGGAATAGCTCTGGACCGGCTGGAACGGCTGGATCTGGAGCTGATCGCGGCCAGAATGGTGAAAGTTACACCGGAACTGGCCGCCGAGCATTACCGGCATCTCAAGACAAAGCCGTTTTTCCCGGCGCTTGTGGATTTCATGACCGGCAAGCTCAATCCCGGCTCGCGGGGCCGGCTGCTCGCGCTTGTTTTCGAAGGGGAAAACGCCCTGCATCTGGTGCGTGAACTGGCCGGCGCGACCGATCCGGTCAAGGCGGGCCCGCACACCATCCGCGGCTCAATGGGCCGGAATATAAACGGGACCATGGAAAATGTCGTGCACGCCTCGGAAACGGAGGCTGACGCGCAGCGCGAAATCGCGCTGTGGCTGCGGCCCGGCGATATCGCCGAATAA